Proteins encoded within one genomic window of Nilaparvata lugens isolate BPH chromosome 11, ASM1435652v1, whole genome shotgun sequence:
- the LOC111049327 gene encoding protein Smaug homolog 1 → MFDSQLATVVSWFDTWNETGQAVALIKMVTRVSPIQARFIAIALDHTLNKFSELALQEQAANNPGFVGSLLLERKEVAMAQLLLHLPLLRPDNYEAKQRYLTLLPSVISHSIQTYSNVEEARQLLAYILIHPALKDAKGQFEPWRKALGELIIMNGNTNQACQASAASVSAGINVPGGSITAISDEGAFQQKTRRSNSLTPPFGITPPNEATSQDDMVQEKARRFSLSSDREVQNAGPPLSPQSSQASSGSGSEVHLEDLKPNDNPGMRDLHCWLKSLRLHKYAIHLSTLTYDQMMSLNEDTFDQIIAAKVTQGARRKMLLSITKLRERYSILCKLEQDVINNGNLLIATEELKTILESPMRASPDEEKETVDDIPFHFTKVLGKVCTQLIVNGLRDDDSIYRFKNLLDVTLSHEAFVNHHRRIASWKVQIERLIESRFSTPNMFLHPTRPVRSPPSWGGLPIRYQPPSTAPTHCSPSIPSHYPAHAQRNSLPVVSGLESNAMMFLAKRPSLQDRTLLELKAADAHSGIQRTQSAPPNPAVSNTASGVTSSQPGVTSSPVSEPEINTRLETLCRQMTEKALSGGAEL, encoded by the exons ATGTTCGATTCACAGCTGGCGACGGTTGTGTCATGGTTCGACACGTGGAACGAGACTGGTCAGGCGGTGGCGTTGATCAAAATGGTCACCCGGGTGTCACCCATCCAGGCCAGGTTCATTGCGATTGCGCTTGACCACACCCTCAACAAGTTCAGTGAACTCGCTCTACAGGAACAGGCTGCCAATAATCCAG GTTTTGTGGGCAGTCTACTATTGGAACGGAAGGAAGTAGCCATGGCTCAACTACTTTTACATCTGCCACTGCTCAGGCCTGATAACTATGAGGCAAAACAGCGCTATCTGACTCTGTTGCCCTCTGTCATAAGCCACTCCATCCAGACCTATTCCAACGTAGAGGAGGCCAGGCAACTGCTAGCCTACATCCTGATACATCCTGCTCTCAAGGACGCCAAAGG GCAATTTGAGCCCTGGAGAAAAGCCTTGGGTGAacttattattatgaatggcaATACCAACCAAG CTTGCCAGGCTTCTGCTGCTTCAGTTTCGGCTGGTATTAATGTGCCTGGTGGTAGTATTACGGCGATTAGTGATGAAGGAGCCTTCCAGCAGAAAACCAGACGAAGCAACAGTCTGACACCACCTTTCGGGATTACTCCACCTAACGAAGCCACCTCACAG GATGACATGGTGCAAGAAAAAGCGCgacgtttctctctctcttcagaCAGAGAGGTTCAGAATGCCGGACCTCCTCTCTCCCCGCAATCTTCACAGGCCTCCTCAGGCAGTGGCTCAGAGGTGCATCTCGAAGATCTCAAGCCTAACGATAATCCTGGAATGAGAG ACCTACATTGTTGGCTGAAATCGTTGAGACTGCACAAGTACGCTATCCACCTGTCGACGTTGACCTACGATCAGATGATGTCTTTGAACGAGGACACTTTCGACCAAATCATAGCGGCCAAGGTCACGCAGGGGGCACGCCGCAAAATGCTCCTGTCCATCACAAAACTCAGAGAACGCTACAGTATTCTCTGTAAATTGGAACAG GATGTGATAAACAATGGCAACCTCCTTATTGCAACAGAAGAATTGAAAACTATTCTAGAATCACCCATGAGGGCCTCGCCTGACGAAGAGAAAGAAACAGTAGATGATATACCTTTCCATTTTACTAAAGTTTTAGGAAAAG TTTGTACGCAGTTGATAGTGAATGGCCTGAGAGATGACGACTCAATTTATCGATTCAAGAATCTTCTGGACGTGACCCTGAGTCATGAGGCGTTTGTCAATCATCATCGAAGGATAGCCTCGTGGAAAGTACAAATTGAAAGATTGATAGAATC CCGCTTCTCCACGCCCAACATGTTCCTACACCCAACCCGGCCAGTTCGCTCGCCGCCATCTTGGGGCGGACTGCCAATCCGCTATCAACCTCCCTCCACTGCCCCCACCCACTGTTCCCCCTCCATCCCCTCTCACTACCCGGCGCATGCGCAGCGCAACAGTTTGCCAGTGGTCAGCGGTCTTGAATCCAACGCCATGATGTTCCTCGCCAAACGGCCCAGTCTGCAGGACAGAACGCTGCTCGAG TTAAAAGCAGCCGACGCACACAGTGGTATACAGAGGACCCAATCGGCGCCTCCGAACCCCGCAGTCAGCAATACAGCGTCAGGTGTGACGTCATCACAGCCAGGTGTGACGTCATCACCCGTCAGTGAGCCAGAGATTAACACACGTCTGGAGACGCTCTGCAGACAGATGACCGAGAAGGCCTTGAGCGGTGGTGCAGAACTATAA